The genomic DNA CCACTTTATGGGATTTAATGGGAAACCAAatgaaataacacaataaagATAACGATAAAGCAGaatcatttttgattatttctttttactgtGGGATGATTTAAGTGCTCTGTTCTGTACTCAGCTCTGTGTGGAGCCTGAAAAAGGCACATAGATTTATGTATAGCAACGGCGTATTAGGGCCacagaataaagtcttaatttacgagaataaagtcataatattccAACCTGCCTTATGATATACGGATTCATATGATAGAGAAACCACATAACCGATAATCCTGCAGTCGACCAGTTCCAGCGATTTCCCGCTCCACaaaagcagccatttcctccaaGTCCAAAATTGTCCCACGAcccaacccagtctttgggaaactCTGATGTAGAGCATGCTAAGACATGTTAAAGGTGTAATTAAACATCACTTTGATTCAACAAAATATTGAGCAACGAGAATTTTGTCGTGTAAAAAAGGAATGTGAAGTTTTTGCTTTGCATTCTTAAAGGTCTTTCGTGGTCAGTCCATCTAAACCTtcactctcttactttatttaatTAAGGTCATTGTGTCTTTTGTGTGGTGGTTTTGACCAGATTTCATTTGTCTGCAAATAAATCCTTAAAAATTGCAATAGTCTTATTGTAATTTATCTTGTAGAGCTTTTACAAACATTCCTCCTTACAAGTACCAAATATGATGAATATTTGTGCGGCTCTTAGAGtcagaaacagaactttattCATCTCTAGAGGGAAACTGGAAAAAGAGTGGACACTTTATTTGATTCAGGTGGGTTTTCATAACAACTATCAGCAGTTAGATGCTTTAAAAGAAATATGACAGCAGTTTATGAAAGGGAAAGACAACATTTCCAGCCTACAACATGGGCTCTAAGGGAAGTCCATCTCTGTTTTCATCACATTCTGCATCACTTCCAGCTTCATCTTTAAGGTTCTGGgtaacagcaccccctggtggtACAGCATTCTTATGCTTTACTTTGAAAATGTCCCATCTCTCAGGCAGCAGGCCCTTGTTGAACAGAACCAAAGCCAGTGCAGAAAAAGCTAAGATGTTTATCAGAGTACACAGCATGGAGAATGTTCTGACCGCAAATGTTTGGACGTAGACGCCGTCCTCCAGTTTGCAACCGGGAAGGCAAAGAACAACAGGAAGACCTACAGTGTTCTCTCCTAACAGAATCCTCACAATCAGCCCTATGATGTAACCCACCGCACCACCGTACGCGTTTGTCACTTTGAAGAAGAGCACAGAAACCAGCTGGGGGAATATAAGCGTGTAGGCAATGTCTGCTCCAAGAatccagaggaggaggacgcttTTAGTGAAGAACGTTATGGATGTTCCAGCGACGCCCACAACCACGATTGAGATCCGAATCACCCACTGCATTTCACGATCTGAGGCCTGGGGACACAAAGTGTCATTATATTCATTCATGTTCCTGTGCTTTCCTcaagaaatgtatttaatatattttaatttgcaTTGAATGAAAAGGTTAAATGAGCTATAGCTAAGAAATTCATTGTATAAAAATCCCAAcatgaccatgatgtgtcattagagagagggaaacactgacactggCTTCACTGCTAAAAATGGTGCAGCCACTtaaatttacaatttaaatattcatttgcAGGCCACAATCTCAAACTTTGGTCTGTGGCTCCACCCACCTAACAATGCATCTTGTAGCACTTTGACAACCAGGTTACCAGCATGGTTAATCAAAACCTGCAGCTATGGGTCAGAAATGCCTCAGCACtgctctcaaaaacatctgaaACAGTGGAGAAGAgaagccacgcacacatggaGCGAATGCAAGGTTTAGTGTAATCCTTTTTAAAGCTAAAGGGTGAAGTTCCCTCCACGGATTCACAGCAATCAACCCTAGACCACATCTCCACAGTCCACATGCCACTGAGCTGCTGCCGTCAGCAGAGTCCTGCAGTCCTCACCTGTTTGCGCAGAATGTTCTTGTAGATGTTTAACGAGAAGACAGAAGTTGTAGATAACAGTTCTGAGTCCGTGGAGGACATGACGGCTGCAGTGATGGCTCCGATTCCAATGATTGAGATGAAAGACGGAGTGAGGTACTGCAGAGTCAGAGGAAGGATCATCGCATGCTCGCCACGTTCATAAGGAGACGGAGAGCCGTACATCGTCAGGTTCCAGTCTGGACAAGAGATATGACAGTTCCACTTTTGAAACATGAACATCCTTAACAACACTCCAACAAAAACACTGGCTCTCCTGTCATGTTAAAGGTTTTGCTGtggactgtatataaaaatggacgttGTCTCCTGTTGAAAaggatggaagtagcagttagccaccagagGGCAACTGCTGGTTGCAGGAAGAACTGTTTGAATAGAAGTCTTTGGGAAAATTAGCTTCTTCTCAACATTtgcctgaggagttaatgtctcagctggtatcatccagtAAGTGCGttgttgcaggtgacgtctgtgaacgTACAGTTTTTTGGTGCTGGTCAAATCAAGAATCTTGAGCCTTCACATGGGATTCCATTATTGCAACTAATAGACAAAATCCATTTTTAGGCACATTCTATGGGTTTTGCTATCTAATGCACTttcaggtaccaggttctatttAAGTATTCTGGAAGGTGTGACATTGAGCCATCACATACCCTAAAACTGACCAAGCTACATGGAACTCATGGAAGTGTGCTTTTTTctcctgtgacctctgtgttaaACTTCTGTCGTCTCTCGCATGTAATTCCCACCTGTGGAGGCAGCGACAGCTCCGATCAAGACTGGAGGGATTCCCAGTATTAAAACTATAATGGCAGCAGCATAGCAGGTTAACTGGGCTGTCCGTGATGAGGAGGCAGACAGCGTCCTCTGGTGGAAGCACTGAAATGAAAGATTGCCAAGAGTCTGGAGACAgaagcagagcaggaggaggatgaagacaaagagagaaTGTAGCAacttttatacagtatatatagatatacatatacatatccATATCTATAGATATggatatgtatacatacatacacacacacacatatatatatatacatatatacatcagccattgttggctgcgTGTCTGAGGGGGACGAGCTGGAGTACAGGTCGGTCATCAAAGACTTCGTGGACTGGTGTGAGAGCAACTTCTTGTGCTTGAACACCGGAAAGACGAGGGGGATGGTGATCGACTTCCGGAGAAAGACCCCACCACACCCACCGGTGAGCATCCAGGGCTCGGACATCGAGCTGGTGGATAACTttaagtacctgggtgttcacctcaataacaaactgaactgGACCACTCACATCGACGCCCTCTACAAAAAGGGTCAAagtcgcctccacctcctgaggagactgaggtccttcggagtgtgcagacctctactccgcactttctttgactctgtggtggcctctgccatccactatgctgtggtttgctggggagcgggcagcacggaccgggacaggaagaaactgaacaggctggtcaggagggccggctctgtcctgggctgctcgctggaatcggtggaggaggcgggacagaggaggacgttatccagactgtcctccatcatggagaacacactccacccactgcacctgactgtggaggggcttggcagctccttcagcggcaggctccggcaccctcagtgtaggacagagcgctaccgaaagtccttcatccccactgctgttcggatatttaactcctcgtaaatgtccactcactttccctgataatactctatattagagtgtaattttatcttttttactttttatcttttggtaatttgtcttactattgtattgtattgtattgtatttttattttatcttatttttatttttattctattctcacctttcctaactgagctgttgtgaatgtgtgtttcccccctgggggaggaataaagtcattcaattcaattcaattattcTTCAATATTTGACTCATGGCACTGAGGTTTTTGGGGTCACATGTAGTCTGATCCCAGGGACACCAAGAGCTTCGGTGAACTAGTAAAAATACATCGAACATTCAGCTTACCAGCAATAAGAAGTCATCAATCCACTTCCAGACCATGTCTTTCTCCAGAGAGCCAAGCCAGGGTTCCTGAAGCGTGTTGTTAAAAGCCGTCTCAGCGATGTTTAAAGACGTATCGTTGAGCAGAAGGAAGGGGACGCACAGCCACTGGTAACACACGTAGAGATCATCAAACTTAAGATATTAGGGTTAGGATATTACAGGATGATCCCaactatcgccctatgtcagctgagattggcacaccctcatgtggaggataaagcagtagaagatgtaCATGCATCCAGGGTGGGGGATGCAGGGGctaacattgttgcctcacaacaagaaGGTCATCCCGGTTTGACCAGGGTCTGAACAGGGTTTCTCCCTGGAATTGGCTCCAACCCCCATGTCGAGCAAAAACCAGTAGAAAATGCATTCATGCATAAAATtaggttattttattttactttatcaAAAATCTCTTGGAAATGATGCATATAGTGATTCAGATTTAAAAAGTGGGCCCCTTTACAGAAAGTATGGGACGCACCCCTGTGGATAATAAACAGTATATCTTGAACACATGTGCTAGAGTAGCCTCACCAAACTGACGGCGATGAGACAGAGCTGGATGATGTCAGTGTAGGCCACTGAGTAAAGGCCTCCTAACAAAGTGTAGATAATGGCCACAGCTGATGAGATGCACACAGAATAAGCAAAGTGCAAGTCCAGGATCACAGTCATGGTTAATCCTgttggacaaaaaaacacaaacaggcaaacacagTTAAACTTTCATGAGCGCCTTGGGGCGCCATTTGTTAAGTTCCTCATTCTGAATTGAACAGTTACATTTTGCCACATTTAActcaaacaatgacaaaataaatggaGTACATTTACAAAAGTATACACAACTTAGTTATATGCTAAACCTTTctatctaaatgttaaatactTGAAAAATACGCACATGAACCAGACTCAGGCCTGCCCACTCCAAACATGTCCCCTCACACCACACCCACTAACATTTTTAGTTGGTTTAGCTGGCATTATTGGCTGCAGGGGAATTTGATCCCCCTCACTCATGGCCATGGCTAATCATGACACACCTGTGGGCAGCATTCTGTTCCCTCTGTGGGGCTCTGTGCTGAGCACTTGGGCTCTTGGATGTTCAGTGGGGCTCTGTGTCAGGGTACAGACCTGGCGGACCCTGGGACCTCTGGCCCATACCTATGCTTGGGGTATCAGCCCCTGGACGGCTAGGGGTCTGCCCATCTCCTGTCCCCTGGAGGTTCCCCTGGTTGGAGGGCTCTCTACAGACCTCTTCCTATTCCGTCTTGGGGGGACTTGTGGTTAGCGTGAGTGTGTGAAGCTGGGGTAGAGTGGGGAGCTGGGGGGTGGTCTGCTGCGGTCTTCTGTGGGATAGGCTATCCTGGGATTAGTGGCCTTGGATCTTTCCTCCCCTGTGGGACTGTTGGACACTCAGTGGATCAAGATCCCTATAAGCTTGCTACTGAGAGCCAACCAGACATTGATGCATTTTCAACAACTAATGACAAcccctacacacacagagatgcacacaaatacacataaacaaTTATTCTGCTACACAGTAACAGACATGGCGGACCTTAGTATAATGTTACCAGAGTGTTTTCAATTTGTCATGTAGCTGAGTTTACCTAAGCCAAGCAGAGTGCTTGCCAACCACATGACATCCATGAGCAGAGCAGGCAGCACCAGAGAAGCACTCAGTACGTTGCCATATTTGATCTGGAATGGGTCCATTATGGTGAAGTACTTCATGTCCCTCATTGGCTTGGCAAAGAAAAGACCACCTTGTTCAGAGGATGagatattaaatataattacaGAATATATTAGTTGTTACTGAATCAATAACATAGCAAATGCTGTGAGGGTAGTTTCCACccgctctactcgcctcgccacggcacggttaagttactttttttaatacctgctctggcaaggttccaagcacGCTGAGTAGGTACTGCCAGCCACTGAGTGCCGTCGCAGACTTCCAAAACAACAGGTGTGAGTATTTTACAGGTTTAAATGACATACAGTCTTACATTACTCTGCACAACGCTTACATTACAGTGTCACCACAAGACTTCAGTCACTAACATTTACTGAGTAAGTATATCCAACAAATAAatgatggttgtctctatatgtatctgtccagggtgtgacaacACCTTTCGCCGTACTTCAGCAGAGATTGGCAAAGCGTGCCCTTGACCCTcatatgtggaggataaagtggtaaaagatggatggatgaactaTAATGTAGCTGCTTACTAAAAGTGAATTATGATTGTTTTAAGGGAGAAGAATGAAAACAGAACAAAGGATTCAACACGAGAGATTTCTAGATTGTCAGTCTTACCCAGTATGAAGGACACAGAAGTGTGTACAGGCATTAGAGCCCAGATCAAGCCCATCTTAGGAGTGTAAACTGCCTCAGTCACACCCAGGATAAAGCCACCTCCCACCCATGTCgctgcagaaaaacacatgttaaaattcctttaaaactttacttttttgttACTCTTTAAAACACTctttactttgtgttttgttaattaATTTGACACATCTATGGTTACAATACCTGATCATGGGTTTTTTCAGACCCACTGATCTACTCACCTGTCATGGTGAAAATCCCAACCAGGAAGTTAATATTTCTGTCTCCAAGCAGGACCACTTCAGTCCTGTTTCCTCTGCTGGTCCTCTCAGCCTTCTTGGTCTTCCAGGCACTTAAAATCCCTGTGACCAGGACTAAGATGTAAAACACAACGACTGCAACCACACCAGCGATGTTCAGAGCCATGGTGTTTGTGGAGCTCCTGCACTGAAATACAGCCAGACTCAGTCAAAAAAATGCACCCATGCAAAGCACAAGAACAAGATTTTCCAGTGACGTATGTCAGAGGTGAGAAGTATCAAAGTAGGCATGCTTCCTTCCTATACCAATCATTATCACTCATTGTTAATTAACAGGACTGGAACGAGGTCtacaaagaaacagatgtaaatgatgCTTATGATtcctttttgcaaatatttaacaCGTTGTATAATAGACACTGTCCTgtaatgaaaagacacacaaatcagaaaaaggaggggaaaccaTGGTTAACAAAAACGTTGATAAATgcctgcaagaagaaaaacaccctgtACAGACAGTACATGAGATTAAGGACAGAACATTCAGAAACGAGATACAAACAATATAGGAACAAACTAAATAGCATCCTAAATGACTGCAAAAAAGAATACTACAGTAATCTGCTGGCAGAAAACATGAGCTATACTAAAAAAACTATGGGACATTCTAAATGATGTgatcaaaagcaaaaacaccaaACCTAGCTATCCTCTCTActtcaaggacaaaaacactaaggaagataacaaagaaatcatagcagaaagatttaatgaattTTTCGTCAATGTGGGGCCGAATTTGGCAAAGAACATTCCTGACTCACTTCTTCACTGGGACCACtttgataaggacagagacagaaacctcagcacaatgtttctcaccccagtgaaggacagagagattacacacctggtcaacaaatgtgtagcaaaaacatccacggaTGTTGACGACCTCGACATGAAGCTAATTAAGAAAGTAATAGTTGAAATCGTTTCACCCTTAACACACATCtgcaacctgtcatttcaaactgggacatttcccaccaaaatgaaagtggcGAAAGTAGTGCCATTGTTTAAGAAAGGTGACATACATGAATTTACTaattacagaccagtctcaaTACTACCACAATTGTCAAAAATTTTGGAGAAACTATTTAACGAAAGgctagacaacttcattaacaaacacaatctgctataTGATAGCCAATATGGATTCAGAAGAAACCACTCGACGGCTCTAGCTTTAACTGAGTCTGTGGAAACCATTACTGACGCCATTGATCAAAAATTACATTCAATAGGAATATTCATAGACctgaaaaaggcatttgacaccatcaaccatgaTATTTTGATAGCTAAACTGGAGAGATACGGTATAAGAGGCATAGCACTGGAATGGGTCAAGAgttatcttcacaacagatctCAATATGTTAAGATGGGAGATTGCACATCGACTTGCTTGGACATAATTTGTGGGGTTCCACAAGGATCAGTGCTGGGCCCtaaactgtttatactatacattaatgacatatgcaaggtatccaatattctgaaattaacattatttgcagatgatactaatattttctgttcgggggaagacctaaaccaattagtggaaacagtcaataatgaaatggccaagctacatgtgtggtttaatataaataaactatctctaaatttagagaaaacaaattctatgacttaataaaataccgcacagtacagatgatttatagggctgccaacaaaaacctccctcacaatctacagacattattcctgaacagaggggagggacacaatctaagagggaacatgaggtttaggcagagaagggtaagaactacattaaaatcctttactgtatcggtcacgggggtcagacagtggaacaatctggatgaggagatgaaaaaatcagcaaaactgagtgtatttaaaaagaagtatgtagagatgactattaatcgatacagaatgacacagaaagaaaatatgacaaaggtcagagacagaaatttgttgacactgggggaaacggtgcaacggcgcgatggaacaccatggacacatgtacatacacacatggagtctgagttgactgtctagagctagactatatctctgagtgctaccggatgctgaaacatgttttctttgtcaaaatgtcataaaaaaaaaaaaccaaaaaaaaggaaatgaaatgtataatgataatgggggcgggact from Solea solea chromosome 10, fSolSol10.1, whole genome shotgun sequence includes the following:
- the LOC131467068 gene encoding high-affinity choline transporter 1-like isoform X1: MALNIAGVVAVVVFYILVLVTGILSAWKTKKAERTSRGNRTEVVLLGDRNINFLVGIFTMTATWVGGGFILGVTEAVYTPKMGLIWALMPVHTSVSFILGGLFFAKPMRDMKYFTIMDPFQIKYGNVLSASLVLPALLMDVMWLASTLLGLGLTMTVILDLHFAYSVCISSAVAIIYTLLGGLYSVAYTDIIQLCLIAVSLWLCVPFLLLNDTSLNIAETAFNNTLQEPWLGSLEKDMVWKWIDDFLLLTLGNLSFQCFHQRTLSASSSRTAQLTCYAAAIIVLILGIPPVLIGAVAASTDWNLTMYGSPSPYERGEHAMILPLTLQYLTPSFISIIGIGAITAAVMSSTDSELLSTTSVFSLNIYKNILRKQASDREMQWVIRISIVVVGVAGTSITFFTKSVLLLWILGADIAYTLIFPQLVSVLFFKVTNAYGGAVGYIIGLIVRILLGENTVGLPVVLCLPGCKLEDGVYVQTFAVRTFSMLCTLINILAFSALALVLFNKGLLPERWDIFKVKHKNAVPPGGAVTQNLKDEAGSDAECDENRDGLPLEPML
- the LOC131467068 gene encoding high-affinity choline transporter 1-like isoform X2 — protein: MALNIAGVVAVVVFYILVLVTGILSAWKTKKAERTSRGNRTEVVLLGDRNINFLVGIFTMTATWVGGGFILGVTEAVYTPKMGLIWALMPVHTSVSFILGGLFFAKPMRDMKYFTIMDPFQIKYGNVLSASLVLPALLMDVMWLASTLLGLGLTMTVILDLHFAYSVCISSAVAIIYTLLGGLYSVAYTDIIQLCLIAVSLWLCVPFLLLNDTSLNIAETAFNNTLQEPWLGSLEKDMVWKWIDDFLLLCFHQRTLSASSSRTAQLTCYAAAIIVLILGIPPVLIGAVAASTDWNLTMYGSPSPYERGEHAMILPLTLQYLTPSFISIIGIGAITAAVMSSTDSELLSTTSVFSLNIYKNILRKQASDREMQWVIRISIVVVGVAGTSITFFTKSVLLLWILGADIAYTLIFPQLVSVLFFKVTNAYGGAVGYIIGLIVRILLGENTVGLPVVLCLPGCKLEDGVYVQTFAVRTFSMLCTLINILAFSALALVLFNKGLLPERWDIFKVKHKNAVPPGGAVTQNLKDEAGSDAECDENRDGLPLEPML